Proteins from one Romboutsia sp. CE17 genomic window:
- a CDS encoding HDIG domain-containing metalloprotein, producing MGKFPNRDESLALLNEYNKEEHLIKHALSVEGVMKYFARLYNEDEEKWGIVGLLHDLDYGMYPDEHCSKVIEIMEEKKLDKDLIRAVVSHGYGLVCDVKPESNMEKVLYTVDELTGLISATAIMRPSKSVMDLELKSVKKKFKSKGFAEGVNREVIKNGAEMLGMNLDDVINNTILGMREVAEDIGLKGNL from the coding sequence ATGGGAAAATTTCCGAATAGAGATGAATCATTAGCTTTATTAAATGAGTATAATAAAGAAGAACATTTAATAAAGCATGCATTAAGTGTAGAAGGTGTTATGAAGTACTTTGCAAGACTTTATAATGAAGATGAAGAAAAGTGGGGAATAGTTGGACTACTGCATGATTTAGATTATGGTATGTATCCAGATGAGCATTGTAGCAAAGTTATTGAAATTATGGAAGAAAAAAAATTAGATAAAGATTTAATTAGAGCTGTAGTAAGTCATGGGTATGGACTTGTATGTGATGTAAAACCAGAGAGCAACATGGAGAAGGTTCTATATACAGTAGATGAATTGACAGGTCTAATAAGTGCAACTGCTATAATGAGACCATCAAAAAGTGTTATGGACTTAGAGTTAAAATCTGTTAAGAAAAAGTTCAAATCTAAGGGATTTGCAGAAGGTGTAAATAGAGAAGTAATAAAAAATGGAGCAGAAATGCTAGGCATGAATCTAGATGATGTAATAAATAATACTATACTTGGTATGAGAGAAGTTGCAGAAGATATTGGTCTTAAAGGTAATTTATAA
- a CDS encoding MATE family efflux transporter: protein MKDRVDLTSGSISDKLIKLALPIMGTSFIQMAYNLTDMIWVGKVGSNAVAAVGTAGFYPWLAMAFIMISRIGGEVKVAQSIGENNLNKTKSFIKAAIEINIILAIIYSIIVIIFNKGLVDIFKLGDEEVISMSRQYLVIVASGFVFYFINPVLTSIFNGIGNSKTPFMINTIGLIANIILDPILIFGWFGFQKLGVAGAAIATITAQMVVTLTFLIKIIKSKDEYFKVKLFRNIEFDSYKVLYKLGLPVAIQNGMFTLFSMAIGVIVASFGPVAIAAQKVGSQIESISWMTADGLSVALATFVGQNYGAENYDRIKKSCKIGIITSLGLGIITTIILVFLGKNIFSLFIDESDAIIKGGMYLKILGYSQLFMCLEIIISGIFKGLGRTYISSIIVTILTGARIPMAYLLSKSNILGINGIWWSISLSSILKGIVLMSVFIILIKTNKLYLHSKKSISFKEEYASSSEEE, encoded by the coding sequence ATGAAGGATAGGGTTGATTTAACAAGTGGTAGTATAAGTGATAAATTAATTAAGTTAGCTTTGCCAATTATGGGGACCTCATTTATTCAAATGGCATATAATTTAACCGATATGATATGGGTAGGAAAAGTTGGAAGTAATGCAGTTGCTGCTGTAGGAACTGCAGGATTTTATCCATGGCTTGCTATGGCATTTATAATGATTTCTAGAATAGGCGGAGAAGTAAAGGTAGCTCAAAGTATAGGGGAGAATAATTTAAATAAAACAAAATCCTTTATTAAAGCAGCAATAGAGATAAACATTATATTAGCAATAATATATTCAATTATAGTTATTATATTTAATAAAGGTCTAGTAGATATATTTAAATTAGGCGATGAAGAAGTAATATCTATGTCAAGACAATATTTAGTTATTGTGGCTAGTGGATTTGTATTTTATTTTATAAATCCTGTATTAACATCTATATTTAATGGAATTGGGAATAGTAAAACACCATTTATGATAAATACTATAGGATTGATTGCTAACATTATACTAGATCCGATTTTAATATTTGGGTGGTTTGGATTCCAAAAACTTGGAGTTGCGGGAGCTGCTATAGCAACTATAACAGCTCAGATGGTAGTAACATTGACTTTTTTAATTAAGATAATAAAATCTAAAGATGAGTATTTTAAAGTGAAATTATTTAGAAATATTGAATTTGATTCTTATAAGGTATTATATAAATTAGGATTACCTGTGGCAATTCAAAATGGTATGTTTACATTATTCTCAATGGCGATAGGTGTAATTGTTGCATCATTTGGTCCTGTAGCAATAGCTGCACAAAAGGTTGGATCTCAGATAGAATCTATATCATGGATGACAGCTGATGGTTTATCTGTTGCATTAGCTACATTTGTAGGACAAAATTATGGTGCTGAAAATTATGACAGAATAAAGAAAAGTTGTAAAATAGGAATTATAACTTCTTTAGGTTTAGGAATTATAACTACAATAATATTAGTATTTTTAGGTAAAAATATATTCTCATTATTTATAGATGAAAGTGATGCCATTATAAAAGGTGGCATGTATCTAAAGATACTAGGGTATTCACAGTTGTTTATGTGTTTAGAAATAATTATAAGTGGTATCTTTAAAGGTTTAGGAAGAACTTATATATCTTCAATTATAGTTACGATATTAACAGGGGCTAGAATTCCAATGGCATACCTTTTATCAAAATCTAATATTTTAGGTATTAATGGTATTTGGTGGAGTATAAGTCTAAGTAGTATACTAAAGGGAATAGTACTTATGAGTGTATTTATTATTTTAATTAAAACCAATAAATTGTATTTACATAGTAAAAAATCTATAAGCTTTAAAGAAGAGTATGCTTCTTCCTCAGAAGAAGAATAA
- a CDS encoding polysaccharide deacetylase family protein, giving the protein MIKGKRNKFKFFLVFFIAILGVSTMFRFSYANNYKSKSDCKVAYITIDDGPSKYTEEILDVLNKYNAKATFFMIDENMRTYPNAVKMIIERGNTPGFHSVSHDINRLYKTNKSAKEEFDINKKTLLELTGIESNIVRLPYGSKPYTPYKSYENIVEAGYKMWDWDIDTEDWKSSSEKVVQNVKMYSKGKDNIVILIHERKQTAKSLEEILKYLTSEGYVFVPIDENEIPQNYWLKNLK; this is encoded by the coding sequence ATGATAAAAGGTAAAAGAAATAAATTTAAATTCTTCCTAGTATTTTTTATAGCTATATTAGGGGTAAGTACAATGTTTAGGTTTAGCTATGCTAATAATTATAAATCGAAAAGCGATTGTAAAGTAGCGTACATAACAATAGATGATGGACCATCTAAATATACAGAGGAAATTTTAGATGTTCTAAATAAATATAATGCTAAGGCTACTTTTTTTATGATAGATGAAAATATGAGGACATATCCTAATGCTGTAAAAATGATTATAGAAAGAGGAAATACACCTGGCTTTCATAGTGTTAGCCATGATATTAATAGATTATATAAAACTAATAAATCAGCCAAAGAAGAGTTTGATATAAACAAGAAAACTTTATTAGAATTAACGGGAATTGAATCTAATATAGTTAGATTACCATACGGTAGTAAACCGTATACACCATATAAAAGCTATGAAAATATAGTAGAAGCTGGTTATAAAATGTGGGATTGGGATATTGATACAGAGGATTGGAAGTCAAGTTCTGAAAAAGTAGTTCAAAATGTTAAGATGTATTCAAAAGGAAAAGATAATATAGTTATATTAATTCATGAAAGAAAGCAAACTGCAAAGTCTTTAGAAGAGATTTTAAAATATTTGACTAGTGAAGGATATGTATTTGTACCAATTGATGAAAATGAGATACCACAAAACTATTGGTTAAAGAATTTAAAATAA
- a CDS encoding FMN-dependent NADH-azoreductase encodes MEKKLLYISVNSKPENMSASKTVARDFINKFLEKHKDFKVEEVDLYKEHIPRLEYQYFEGRNAVIKEEDAKKLNDKDQREIQKIRDLCDQFISAQVYVIASPMWSLSFPAPLKEYIDCIVQVGKTIEFENNKPKGLLSNQNRTLIYIQSSGGHIPWLLDPIMDKGENYIASIMKTLGIKKVKELMIDGTGTTEKERKDAINKATSKIENIIEDINI; translated from the coding sequence ATGGAAAAGAAATTATTATATATAAGTGTAAATTCAAAACCTGAAAATATGTCAGCCAGTAAAACTGTTGCTAGAGATTTTATAAATAAATTTTTAGAAAAGCATAAAGATTTTAAAGTTGAAGAAGTAGATTTATATAAAGAGCATATTCCAAGATTAGAGTACCAATATTTTGAAGGAAGAAATGCAGTTATAAAAGAAGAAGATGCAAAAAAATTAAATGATAAGGACCAAAGAGAGATACAAAAGATAAGAGATTTATGTGATCAATTTATTAGTGCTCAAGTATATGTTATTGCATCACCAATGTGGAGTTTATCATTTCCAGCACCACTAAAAGAGTATATAGATTGTATAGTTCAAGTTGGTAAAACTATTGAGTTTGAAAATAATAAACCAAAGGGATTACTTTCAAATCAAAATAGAACATTAATCTATATACAATCATCAGGAGGACATATTCCTTGGTTATTGGATCCTATAATGGATAAAGGGGAAAATTATATCGCAAGTATAATGAAAACTTTAGGTATAAAAAAAGTAAAAGAGTTAATGATAGATGGAACTGGAACTACAGAAAAAGAAAGAAAAGATGCTATAAATAAAGCAACATCTAAAATTGAAAATATTATAGAAGATATAAATATATAA
- a CDS encoding VanW family protein, whose amino-acid sequence MVKYRKLSRLIYICLIMFFLLGIGKGYDNKSEKIFNNIKIQGIDVGGMNYNEALNEINKYYKVKPIGISYEDKKWTIYPEEISLDYNIDKSLKEAYKYTNSNDNLENLKRKIGLTFNKNYNIKLNATYNEIKLSEIIESICKEIDVDVTQANFEIKGYGEIVRTPSKEGKEVDVIKLKEEIYNMINNKNIKDLNLPVKIVKPTITTEDVESINTVLGQFSTSFNDSSSRGNNIHVAGESTSGKLIMPKDIFSYNKATGARTWVNGYKTAKVIVGGKFVNGEGGGVCQVSTTIYNAALLAGVGIEEVHNHTIQSRYVPRGRDASVSYGYTDLKLKNTFAHPIYIYNIVGNGSITSRIYGCKDDRQKLYIKTEEKHEKDSILVKTYRIYLDEENNKIIEELIATSKYKIK is encoded by the coding sequence ATGGTTAAATATAGAAAATTATCTCGTTTAATTTATATATGCCTTATTATGTTTTTTTTATTAGGCATAGGTAAAGGGTATGATAATAAAAGTGAAAAGATATTTAATAATATAAAAATCCAGGGTATAGATGTAGGTGGTATGAATTATAATGAAGCATTAAATGAAATAAATAAGTATTATAAGGTTAAACCTATAGGTATAAGTTATGAAGATAAAAAATGGACTATATATCCAGAAGAGATTAGTCTAGATTATAATATAGATAAATCTTTAAAAGAGGCATATAAGTATACTAATAGCAATGATAACTTAGAAAATTTAAAAAGGAAAATAGGATTAACTTTTAATAAAAATTATAATATAAAGTTAAATGCTACTTATAATGAAATAAAGTTAAGTGAAATAATAGAATCTATATGTAAAGAGATAGATGTAGATGTAACACAAGCCAATTTTGAAATAAAAGGATATGGAGAAATTGTTAGAACACCTTCTAAAGAAGGTAAAGAGGTAGATGTGATAAAGCTCAAAGAAGAAATATACAATATGATTAATAATAAAAATATAAAAGATTTAAATCTTCCAGTAAAAATAGTTAAACCTACTATAACAACTGAAGATGTAGAGTCAATAAATACCGTATTAGGTCAATTTAGTACATCTTTTAATGACAGTAGTTCTAGAGGAAATAATATTCATGTTGCAGGAGAAAGTACAAGTGGAAAATTAATAATGCCAAAAGATATATTTTCATATAATAAGGCTACAGGAGCAAGAACTTGGGTTAATGGATATAAAACAGCAAAAGTTATAGTAGGAGGAAAGTTTGTAAATGGTGAAGGTGGAGGTGTATGTCAAGTATCTACAACTATTTATAATGCAGCATTATTAGCGGGTGTAGGTATAGAAGAAGTTCATAATCATACAATACAGTCAAGGTATGTACCAAGGGGAAGGGATGCTAGTGTTTCATATGGATATACAGATTTAAAATTAAAAAATACTTTTGCACATCCTATATATATTTATAATATAGTAGGAAATGGTTCAATAACATCTAGAATCTACGGGTGTAAAGATGATAGACAAAAGTTATATATAAAAACTGAAGAAAAGCATGAGAAAGATAGCATTTTAGTAAAAACATACAGAATATATTTAGATGAAGAAAATAATAAAATTATAGAAGAACTTATAGCAACTAGTAAATATAAAATTAAATAA
- a CDS encoding GNAT family N-acetyltransferase, producing MIKSIQLSKFNGNPCENLLGNICYITKDKFEDVINLFNRVNSSMDNKSWLKSRDVDYLQGVLDKNGFIVGCYIEDTLVASALCEAPQGEYKDMLIEIGMNEYEIENTFISGFVMVDPFYRGNALHRTLLETRIDLSIKKGIKNIVTVVNSQNIYSLNTILNLGFEIKLEKENEDGIIRYVLYKNLENIPSTTIEITA from the coding sequence TTGATAAAATCTATACAATTATCTAAATTTAATGGGAATCCTTGCGAAAATTTATTAGGTAATATTTGTTATATAACTAAAGATAAATTTGAGGACGTTATTAATTTATTCAATAGAGTAAATAGCTCTATGGACAATAAAAGTTGGCTAAAGTCTCGTGATGTAGATTATTTGCAAGGTGTTTTAGATAAAAATGGTTTTATTGTTGGATGTTATATAGAAGATACCTTAGTAGCTTCTGCTTTATGTGAAGCTCCACAAGGTGAATATAAAGATATGCTTATTGAAATAGGTATGAATGAATATGAAATAGAAAATACTTTTATTTCTGGATTTGTTATGGTTGATCCATTTTACCGTGGAAATGCTCTACACCGTACACTATTAGAAACTAGAATAGATTTATCTATAAAAAAAGGTATTAAAAATATCGTAACAGTTGTTAACTCACAAAATATATATAGCCTAAATACAATCTTAAATTTAGGATTTGAAATTAAACTTGAAAAAGAAAATGAAGACGGAATTATAAGATATGTACTATACAAAAATTTAGAAAATATACCTTCTACAACAATAGAAATCACCGCTTAA
- a CDS encoding efflux RND transporter periplasmic adaptor subunit: MSFKEKLKNKKSSIFIVITIVILIIIGIYAFNKYSHNNVDNAEAESYIETYIIPESEKVFINGIVIPKDSKDFTLSADEEIVDIKVKNGQSIKKGAILYTCKNQSIIDEISELKLQLSHLNSSQDYDDPSISLEIDKLNSQIKALNEKAYTKIYAPFEGKVFLNQDSEESSSLMTLQTNEFYMQGKASEQDLAKIKIDQTAKVLVFSTNQELMGRISFISERPTSNSSDEYQQQSSLSYYDINITFDSQEGLINGFHVQASIKLDNTYTKIPLSSILKSEDTSYVFKDLDGVLKKQVIEIDSQTEEFAVVKSGLKENDIIIKNPTKEMQEGQSISNYGNINNSESNINDNNLEGEI; encoded by the coding sequence ATGTCGTTTAAAGAGAAATTAAAAAACAAAAAATCTAGTATTTTTATTGTAATAACTATTGTTATACTTATTATTATAGGTATTTATGCTTTTAATAAATATTCTCATAATAATGTTGATAACGCTGAGGCTGAATCTTATATAGAAACCTATATTATTCCAGAAAGTGAAAAGGTATTCATTAACGGTATTGTAATTCCTAAAGATTCAAAAGACTTTACTTTGTCAGCAGATGAAGAAATAGTTGACATAAAAGTAAAAAATGGTCAATCAATAAAAAAAGGAGCTATACTGTATACTTGTAAAAATCAATCTATAATAGATGAAATAAGTGAGTTAAAATTACAACTTTCTCATTTAAATTCATCTCAGGATTATGATGATCCTTCAATTAGTTTGGAAATAGACAAACTAAATTCTCAAATTAAAGCTTTAAATGAAAAAGCATACACAAAAATTTATGCTCCTTTTGAGGGTAAAGTATTTTTAAATCAAGATTCAGAAGAATCTAGCTCACTAATGACTCTTCAAACTAATGAATTTTACATGCAAGGAAAAGCTAGTGAGCAAGATTTGGCTAAAATAAAAATTGATCAAACAGCTAAGGTATTAGTATTTTCAACTAATCAGGAATTAATGGGTAGAATTAGCTTTATATCAGAACGACCTACAAGCAACTCATCTGATGAATATCAACAACAATCTAGCTTATCATATTACGATATAAATATTACTTTTGATAGTCAAGAAGGATTAATCAACGGATTTCACGTTCAGGCATCTATTAAGTTAGATAATACTTATACTAAAATACCACTTTCATCAATATTGAAATCTGAAGATACCTCTTATGTTTTTAAAGATTTAGATGGAGTATTAAAAAAACAAGTAATCGAAATAGACAGTCAAACTGAAGAGTTTGCAGTAGTAAAATCTGGATTAAAAGAAAATGATATTATTATAAAAAACCCTACTAAAGAAATGCAAGAAGGTCAATCTATATCAAACTATGGAAATATAAATAATAGTGAATCTAATATTAATGATAATAATTTAGAAGGTGAAATATAA
- a CDS encoding ABC transporter ATP-binding protein: MSSIIKLKNINKYYKVGKEKVQILKSLDLNILKGEFVMIMGKSGSGKTTLLNILGFLDKFDDGEYIFNNEDVSKLSENQRSVFRNENIGFIFQQFNLIETLNIYKNVELPLIYSKESNRKKNKSIIEKSLSSVGLLDKINQFPLQLSGGQQQRIAIARALVNNPQIIFADEPTGALDSETSEEIMKLLKELNDNGKTIIMVTHDQDLTKYATRVITLKDGSFISSEVPV, encoded by the coding sequence TTGTCTAGCATAATAAAACTAAAAAATATAAATAAATACTATAAAGTAGGGAAAGAAAAAGTGCAAATTTTAAAAAGCTTAGATTTAAATATTCTAAAAGGTGAATTTGTAATGATTATGGGAAAATCAGGTAGTGGTAAAACAACCTTGCTTAATATACTTGGTTTTTTAGATAAGTTTGATGATGGAGAATACATTTTTAATAACGAAGATGTAAGTAAACTTTCAGAAAATCAACGCTCTGTTTTTAGAAATGAAAATATAGGATTTATTTTTCAACAGTTTAACTTAATAGAAACATTAAACATATACAAAAATGTAGAATTACCATTAATTTATAGTAAAGAGTCTAATAGAAAAAAAAATAAATCTATAATTGAAAAAAGTCTTTCATCAGTAGGACTTTTAGATAAGATTAATCAATTTCCACTTCAACTTTCAGGTGGACAACAACAACGTATAGCAATTGCTAGAGCTTTAGTTAACAACCCTCAAATAATATTTGCTGATGAACCTACTGGGGCTTTAGATAGCGAAACTAGTGAGGAAATAATGAAGTTATTAAAAGAGCTAAATGATAATGGAAAAACTATTATCATGGTTACTCATGACCAAGATTTAACTAAATATGCAACAAGGGTTATAACTCTAAAAGATGGTTCATTCATTTCATCGGAGGTACCTGTATGA
- a CDS encoding ABC transporter permease has protein sequence MNLIKNALVNIKGHKLRVIMALIWIIIGITLVILISSIGNGLKEEVNKAVNNVGPNKATINFESSNTYMDEFNIFLSPFAYKDLEELSFIEGVEKIGPSNSGIDENIIYSFDAYFDKKMTYIDVSPIKDESNISALFGRSFSLDDENRDVVMITLQNASELFDSPENAIGRGITIGGYIFEVIGVLDESVNMNEEVSDINYDDFYYMPTSYMPNKAFEKLSKQYDNTTEIYALDVVASKNYDVFEVTNKVIERLNELHPNIEGRYLAEDLSYQAEAQMYELESITSSINKVVILITFISLFVGGIGVMNVMYVSVMERQREIGIRRAIGAKPRSILIQFLIESVFITLIGGILGIIVGLITTKYIDNYLPFKSILNLNSILFASLTTILVGIIFGIVPAFKASKLDPIKAIYK, from the coding sequence ATGAATTTAATAAAAAATGCATTAGTAAATATAAAAGGACATAAATTACGTGTTATTATGGCATTAATTTGGATTATTATAGGTATAACATTAGTTATATTAATAAGCTCAATAGGAAATGGACTTAAAGAAGAAGTAAATAAAGCAGTTAATAATGTAGGCCCTAATAAAGCTACTATAAACTTTGAATCTTCAAATACATATATGGATGAGTTTAATATATTCCTATCTCCATTTGCTTATAAAGACCTTGAAGAGCTTTCATTTATTGAAGGTGTAGAAAAAATAGGACCTTCTAACAGTGGTATTGATGAAAATATAATTTATTCTTTCGATGCTTATTTTGATAAAAAAATGACTTATATTGATGTATCACCAATAAAAGATGAATCAAATATATCCGCTTTATTTGGCAGAAGCTTTTCTTTAGATGATGAAAATAGAGATGTGGTTATGATTACTCTACAAAATGCAAGTGAGTTGTTTGATTCTCCTGAAAATGCCATAGGACGTGGAATAACCATAGGTGGTTATATATTTGAGGTAATAGGTGTACTTGATGAATCAGTTAATATGAATGAAGAAGTAAGTGATATTAATTATGATGACTTTTATTATATGCCTACTTCTTACATGCCTAATAAGGCATTTGAAAAGCTCTCAAAACAATATGATAATACAACTGAGATATATGCCTTAGATGTGGTTGCTTCTAAAAACTACGATGTTTTTGAAGTTACTAATAAAGTCATCGAAAGATTAAATGAGCTTCATCCTAACATAGAAGGACGTTATCTTGCAGAAGATCTATCATATCAGGCTGAAGCTCAGATGTATGAACTTGAAAGTATTACTTCTAGTATTAATAAAGTTGTAATATTAATAACATTTATTTCTCTATTTGTAGGTGGAATAGGTGTTATGAATGTAATGTATGTGTCTGTTATGGAAAGACAAAGAGAAATAGGTATAAGAAGAGCTATTGGTGCTAAACCTAGATCTATTTTAATCCAATTTTTAATTGAAAGTGTATTTATAACTTTAATTGGAGGTATATTGGGTATTATAGTTGGACTTATTACAACTAAATACATAGATAATTATCTCCCATTTAAATCAATACTTAACCTAAATAGTATTTTATTTGCTAGTTTAACAACCATTTTAGTAGGTATAATATTTGGAATAGTTCCTGCATTTAAAGCTTCTAAATTAGATCCTATTAAAGCAATATATAAGTAA
- a CDS encoding NADH peroxidase, with product MKKFVCVICGYIHEGESAPEVCPVCKVGADKFEEMSGELKWADEHRIGVAQGVDEEIIEGLRANFVGECTEVGMYLAMSRQADREGYPEVAEAYKRIAFEEAEHAAKFAELLGEVVVADTKENLRVRVEAEYGATDGKLKLAKKAKELGLDAIHDTVHEMCKDEARHGKAFLGLLERHFQK from the coding sequence ATGAAGAAGTTTGTATGTGTAATATGTGGATATATACATGAAGGAGAAAGTGCACCAGAAGTATGTCCAGTATGTAAAGTTGGAGCTGATAAGTTTGAAGAAATGTCAGGAGAATTAAAATGGGCTGATGAGCATAGAATAGGTGTAGCTCAAGGTGTAGATGAAGAAATAATAGAAGGATTAAGAGCTAATTTCGTTGGAGAATGTACAGAAGTAGGTATGTACTTAGCAATGAGCCGTCAAGCAGATAGAGAAGGATACCCAGAAGTTGCAGAAGCATATAAGAGAATAGCTTTTGAAGAAGCAGAACATGCTGCTAAGTTTGCAGAATTATTAGGAGAAGTAGTTGTAGCTGATACTAAAGAAAACTTAAGAGTTAGAGTTGAAGCAGAATATGGAGCAACTGATGGAAAATTAAAGTTAGCTAAGAAAGCTAAGGAATTAGGTCTTGACGCTATACATGATACAGTTCATGAAATGTGTAAAGATGAAGCAAGACATGGTAAAGCATTCTTAGGATTATTAGAAAGACACTTCCAAAAATAA
- a CDS encoding NADH peroxidase — protein sequence MKKFVCVVCGYIHEGESAPEVCPVCKVGADKFEEMSGEMKWADEHRIGVAQGVDEEIIEGLRANFVGECTEVGMYLAMSRQADREGYPEVAEAYKRIAFEEAEHAAKFAELLGEVVVADTKENLRVRVEAEYGATDGKLKLAKKAKELGLDAIHDTVHEMCKDEARHGKAFLGLLERHFGKQN from the coding sequence ATGAAAAAATTTGTATGTGTAGTATGTGGATATATACATGAAGGAGAAAGTGCACCAGAAGTATGTCCAGTATGTAAAGTTGGAGCTGATAAATTTGAAGAAATGTCAGGAGAAATGAAATGGGCTGATGAGCATAGAATAGGTGTAGCTCAAGGTGTAGATGAAGAAATAATAGAAGGATTAAGAGCTAACTTCGTTGGAGAATGCACAGAAGTAGGAATGTACTTAGCGATGAGTAGACAGGCAGACAGAGAAGGATACCCAGAAGTTGCAGAAGCTTACAAGAGAATAGCTTTCGAAGAGGCAGAACATGCTGCTAAATTTGCAGAATTATTAGGAGAAGTAGTTGTAGCTGACACTAAAGAAAACTTAAGAGTAAGAGTTGAAGCAGAATATGGAGCAACTGATGGAAAATTAAAATTAGCTAAAAAAGCTAAAGAGTTAGGCCTTGATGCTATACATGACACAGTTCATGAAATGTGTAAAGATGAAGCAAGACATGGTAAAGCATTCTTAGGATTATTAGAAAGACATTTTGGTAAGCAAAACTAG
- a CDS encoding ABC transporter ATP-binding protein produces the protein MSKVTLTNICKSYSNGFNAVKNVNIDIQDKEFVVLVGPSGCGKSTTLRMIAGLEEISSGELYIGDRLVNNIDPKDRDIAMVFQNYALYPHLSVYDNMAFALKLRKLPKDEIDKKVKEAARILDLEKVLDRKPKALSGGQRQRVALGRAIVRNPQVFLMDEPLSNLDAKLRTSMRTEISKLHKSLGTTFIYVTHDQVEAMTMADRIVVMKDGVVQQIATPQEIYNNPSNMFVAGFIGAPQMNFIDVRIEEKNGELYAVNNEMNIHLSKGKCQSLVNNKYIGKEVVLGIRPEDIHIEDLFIDNSLDTVFEAEVELSELMGAEIYAYLKLGEANITARFDGRYRVKYGDKIKLAMDKEHLHIFDKETEATII, from the coding sequence ATGTCTAAAGTAACATTAACAAATATTTGTAAATCATACAGTAATGGATTTAATGCTGTTAAAAATGTAAATATCGATATACAAGATAAAGAGTTCGTAGTATTGGTTGGACCATCAGGATGTGGTAAATCAACTACTTTAAGAATGATTGCAGGACTTGAGGAAATATCATCTGGAGAATTATATATAGGGGATAGATTAGTAAATAACATTGATCCTAAGGATAGAGATATAGCTATGGTTTTTCAAAACTATGCTTTATATCCTCATCTTTCAGTTTATGATAATATGGCATTTGCTCTAAAACTTAGAAAATTACCTAAAGATGAAATTGATAAGAAGGTTAAGGAGGCTGCCAGAATACTAGATCTTGAAAAAGTATTAGATAGAAAACCAAAAGCTTTATCCGGTGGTCAAAGACAAAGAGTTGCGCTAGGACGTGCTATAGTAAGAAATCCACAAGTCTTTTTAATGGATGAACCCTTATCAAACTTAGATGCTAAACTTAGGACATCAATGAGAACTGAAATAAGCAAATTACATAAATCTCTTGGAACTACTTTTATATATGTAACACATGATCAAGTAGAAGCTATGACCATGGCTGATAGGATAGTTGTTATGAAAGATGGCGTAGTACAACAAATAGCTACTCCTCAAGAAATATATAATAACCCATCTAATATGTTCGTTGCAGGATTTATAGGTGCTCCTCAAATGAACTTCATAGATGTAAGAATTGAAGAGAAAAATGGAGAATTATATGCAGTAAATAATGAAATGAATATCCATTTAAGCAAAGGTAAATGCCAGTCCTTAGTAAATAATAAATATATAGGAAAAGAAGTTGTATTAGGTATAAGACCTGAAGATATACATATAGAAGACTTATTTATAGATAATAGCTTGGATACTGTATTTGAAGCAGAAGTTGAGCTAAGTGAACTTATGGGTGCAGAAATATATGCTTATTTAAAATTAGGTGAAGCTAATATTACTGCAAGATTTGATGGTAGATATAGAGTAAAATATGGTGATAAGATAAAATTAGCTATGGATAAGGAACATCTTCACATCTTCGATAAAGAAACTGAAGCTACAATAATATAA